Proteins found in one Zea mays cultivar B73 chromosome 1, Zm-B73-REFERENCE-NAM-5.0, whole genome shotgun sequence genomic segment:
- the LOC100281072 gene encoding uncharacterized protein LOC100281072 yields MSAERAPVLVRHGGGGVEALRQLPPGFRFRPTDEELVVQYLRRKAIGVPLPAAVIPVFRDLYSRDPWDVVAVSAPADTRSEGEKYFFAVRPASGGKSSGAGTGSRAAAGGRWKPSGKEKPVVLPRPCGGGSLLVGVKRAMTFVPRRRKKTAALPSAALKTGWVMHEYRLAAPLHKNGCSLAQAQGEWVVCRVFQKGGNRPRRRQREASPPPSASSSCVTDASSSDLDEVSS; encoded by the exons ATGTCGGCGGAGAGAGCCCCGGTGCTGGTgaggcacggcggcggcggcgtggagGCGCTCCGGCAGCTCCCGCCGGGGTTCCGGTTCCGCCCCACGGACGAGGAGCTCGTGGTGCAGTACCTCCGGCGCAAGGCCATCGGCGTGCCGCTCCCCGCCGCCGTCATCCCCGTCTTCCGCGACCTCTACAGCCGCGACCCCTGGGACGTCGTCGCCGTCTCTGCCCCTG CAGATACGAGGAGCGAGGGGGAGAAATACTTCTTCGCGGTGCGGCCGGCGAGCGGCGGCAAGAGCAGCGGCGCTGGTACTGGTAGCAGGGCGGCCGCGGGCGGGCGGTGGAAGCCGTCGGGGAAGGAGAAGCCGGTGGTGCTGCCCCGCCCGTGTGGCGGAGGGAGCCTCCTGGTGGGCGTGAAGAGGGCGATGACGTTCGTGCCCCGCCGCCGGAAGAAGACGGCGGCGTTGCCGTCGGCGGCCCTGAAGACCGGCTGGGTCATGCACGAGTACCGCCTCGCCGCGCCGCTGCACAAGAAC GGCTGCAGCCTGGCTCAGGCGCAAGGAGAGTGGGTCGTCTGCCGCGTCTTCCAGAAGGGCGGCAACAGGCCGAGGAGGAGGCAGCGAGAagcgtcgccgccgccgtccgctaGCAGCAGCTGCGTCACGGATGCGTCGAGCTCGGACCTGGACGAGGTCAGCAGCTAg
- the LOC100281072 gene encoding uncharacterized protein isoform X1, with protein MSAERAPVLVRHGGGGVEALRQLPPGFRFRPTDEELVVQYLRRKAIGVPLPAAVIPVFRDLYSRDPWDVVAVSAPDTRSEGEKYFFAVRPASGGKSSGAGTGSRAAAGGRWKPSGKEKPVVLPRPCGGGSLLVGVKRAMTFVPRRRKKTAALPSAALKTGWVMHEYRLAAPLHKNGCSLAQAQGEWVVCRVFQKGGNRPRRRQREASPPPSASSSCVTDASSSDLDEVSS; from the exons ATGTCGGCGGAGAGAGCCCCGGTGCTGGTgaggcacggcggcggcggcgtggagGCGCTCCGGCAGCTCCCGCCGGGGTTCCGGTTCCGCCCCACGGACGAGGAGCTCGTGGTGCAGTACCTCCGGCGCAAGGCCATCGGCGTGCCGCTCCCCGCCGCCGTCATCCCCGTCTTCCGCGACCTCTACAGCCGCGACCCCTGGGACGTCGTCGCCGTCTCTGCCCCTG ATACGAGGAGCGAGGGGGAGAAATACTTCTTCGCGGTGCGGCCGGCGAGCGGCGGCAAGAGCAGCGGCGCTGGTACTGGTAGCAGGGCGGCCGCGGGCGGGCGGTGGAAGCCGTCGGGGAAGGAGAAGCCGGTGGTGCTGCCCCGCCCGTGTGGCGGAGGGAGCCTCCTGGTGGGCGTGAAGAGGGCGATGACGTTCGTGCCCCGCCGCCGGAAGAAGACGGCGGCGTTGCCGTCGGCGGCCCTGAAGACCGGCTGGGTCATGCACGAGTACCGCCTCGCCGCGCCGCTGCACAAGAAC GGCTGCAGCCTGGCTCAGGCGCAAGGAGAGTGGGTCGTCTGCCGCGTCTTCCAGAAGGGCGGCAACAGGCCGAGGAGGAGGCAGCGAGAagcgtcgccgccgccgtccgctaGCAGCAGCTGCGTCACGGATGCGTCGAGCTCGGACCTGGACGAGGTCAGCAGCTAg